Genomic window (Leptospira bouyouniensis):
AATAGGGAAAGAATGAGTGGTAAAGGGAATAACAATAATCTGCTTTGGATAGAAATTTTCGAAAGAATGCTTAGATCAAATGCTCGCATTATCTTATTAAAGACGAATTAAAATTCAAATTCATTTCGTACTGATAATTGATTTTCAAAATATTGATCATTTTATTTTCTAGAAGAACTACGGAGGATTTATGAAACAATCCCTACTAATACCAATCATCGTTTTATCTTTACAATGTGCAAAAACTGTACAGGTTAAAAACCAAGATAACCTCTTTGAAAACTGCATGAAAACCTTCCATGATGAAGAGAAGTGTAAAGAGTTTATGTCGAATTCTGTAAAAGATATCCAATCAGATGAGCAAAGGCGAGATGAAGAACTCGCAAAATTAACTGAAGAACAGTTAGCTGGTTTAAAGTTAAGAAAGGAAATCAAAGATAAATTACCTGGTAAAAATGGAAACTTTGTAAAAGAGTATCTCGGTGATCCTGACGAAGTAAAACGAGGTGGTGATCGTGAGTATTGGATTTACAAACGTCCAGTAAGTAAGTTTGATACTGAGTCATTACCTGATAAAGAAATTACGGTGATTTTCAGAAGATCTTTTGTTGAAAAAGTAGACCATAAAAAACCTTAAACTTAATGTATTGCTCTAAATTGGAATTAAAAGTAATCTGTTTAGAGGGTTAAAGAAGAAAATAGTCAGGAGAGTTCGTCTCCTGACTGGTTGAAACTATTAGTAAACCAAGTATCCTTTCAAATCTACTGTTGTACCAGCAGCTGTAGTATACGAGGTATTGCAAGCAGCAAAAACACCAGCAAGGGCTTGTTGCGCTAGAGCATAAGTGAATTGAGGTAAATTACAAGGTTGAACTGCATCATTCACTTTCTTAAGAACACATTCTTTTAATGCATTCAAATCATCAGCTGTTTTACCTTCTAACTTAGTTAATGCACATCCTAATCCTGGGTTGAAGAATTCAGTTCCCCCCACACAAGAGTTAGCTGCAGCGTAAGTTCCTAAACAGATTCGTTGGACCTCATTGAAGCTATTTGGGTTATTTGCCAAGTAAAGTATGATACTTGGATCATCTTCTTTTTTAGCACCGGACTCTGTGCAACCTATCATACCAGTTGCAAGAAGGAGCGCCAAAGAGATTCCAATTAAACTTGATTTCAAATTTCTTTTATTCTGATTCATTTTCATCTCCTTAGAATTTTGCTACCATACCAACGATGATACCGTTTTGGTGAGACGCAGGTCTTCCAGATGTATCTACGAATTGTTGTCCTGGACCCCAATCTCTTCTTAGATCCACTTTCACTTGGAGGTTTTCAGTGAGATCAAATGTCGGAGTGAACGTCAATGTTTTGATTTGACCGTAGTTACTAGTTGCTCTCGCACCAATTGAATCTTGGAATTTTAGATCATATCGGTTTGTAGGAGTCACAGCAAATAAAGGAGGGTTTACTACGAGTGATCCACCGTAACGTTTGTCATCCAAATACTCAAAACGGAAACCGAGGGCAAAGAAGTCAGTGAATTGATACTTAGCTTGCACTTGGTAAGTTTGGTAGATTCTTCTAACTCTGTTCTCACGAGAAAGGTTAGTATCAGCAGTCAAACCAGCAGAAGTTAATTCAGTCGGTAATGCAGGAACAAGTCCTGGTAACGCTGCGTCTAACTTGTTTTTTGTGATTCCACCAGCTTCGTATCCGAACGCTGCAGTGTTTGTTTGACCTGATCTGTCACCATACGTATAGTCAAAGATTGTTGTTAACTTATCAGTTGGTTTGAAGATTAGAATCAAGTTTTGGATCATCCAATGGTCTGTTTTGAAAGCAGATTGTTTTGGAAAAGATGTTCCAGTTGCTTGCTCTAGGTAATACAAACCGTTGTCTTGTCTACCTTTGATGTTATCGTTAGCTTGTAACGTGTTCCAAACAACTTGAAACTTATCAGGAACCACATCATACTTAACTTGTGTTCCGATTGCTCTTGTTGGGTTTGGACCGTCAGCATAAGCGTGCTGTTGAGTGCTAGTAAGACTTGATCCACCAGCCGCATCTCCATAAGGAGCAAGACCTACGTAACCGAATTGTTGTCCGTTTCCAGTGAATCCTGTTCCTTGAGCGCTGTTATAGAGATAAAGACCTGTAGACAAGCGATCATTGATTTGTAAGTTTGCACGAGCACCTGTGTGAATGAAGGGGATTGTGTTAAAGAACACATAACCAATCGTATATGCGATGTTATCTTTTGAATCAAGTAACTCCAATCCGATATGAGTTGCCATCTTACCTGCATCAACAGTTAATCCTTTTAAGACAGGGAAGTAAGCTGAAACATAGGCTTGTTGTAACAATTGCATATTATGAATAGAGTTAGTAGTTTGGTAAGGACGCTCTTGGTACATGTTGTTCTGTCCATTTTGCATATCCAAACGAAAACCCCAAGGGCTTTCTTTATCCGCTAACTTTTCCATAGAGAGTTTCACAGCATTTACAGCAAATTGTTTGTTGTAAGTGTGAAATGTTCCTGCTGTATCTTGGGTTGCCCCTTGCCGGTTATTTGATGTATAGTTATAATATACGTCCACATATCCGGAAAAATTTACCAACTCATACCAAGGCTTATCTTTATCCTTTTTTGCCTGAGCAAAAAGGGAAGCCTGGGAAAATAAGGTAGCAACGATCGTCGCCAATAGAGTGTATTTATTTCTCATTTGCCATTTCTCCTATGTGAACTTGATGTGCAAGTTGTGTACCAGGTTGACATACCAAGTCAGAGGCTTCGTAAGAAAATTCAAAACCATTGGAGTTTCAAAGGGAAAAAAAGGAAAAAATGGTCAAAAATGATTAAAAAGAGAACAATCTGTCCGGACCAATCGTTACTGAAATTTTTTTATTTGGACAAATTGTTTATAATTTCAGCAGATTGGGCGATTAATTTGTGAAATTCATTTTCTTTAGGCGAATGTAGTACCAATTCTAATAGTAAATGTAACACCTCTCCAAATTTTGTTTTTGGTAAATTGGGAAAATTTTCACTCAAATGGTTCCCATTCAGGGCCAAATCGGAAAGTAAAAGGGGAGGATTATCATTCCAAATGGAAACAAACCGGGAAATTTCATCTTCAAATATGGGTTTTAGCTTTTGGAAAAATGTTTCATCCAATGTATATCGAGAATTAAAATGTCGTTTAACGGGCGCTAGATAATTTTTTTTGATATCGTAAATTGAAAGTGAAGATTTATCGGAATTTTGAATCCATTTTTGTAAAATTTCGAAGAAGAGAAGTGTATCTTTTATATTTTGTCCAGAAAATTTCAATGAACGCAAATAGGTTTCCAATTCTTTTAAACTTATATCAGGAGAGATTGAATAAAATGCGAAGCAAAGTTGCATTCCCACCAATTCTTTTGGTATATAATTGAGTTTGTCTAAAATGATTTCATTGGGAGTCAGATCATTTGGCAATGTAGGTAAAAAAACTTGGAATAAATTCTCTTCTGCCAAAAGTCGAATCATTGCAGAAGGATTTTCACCGAGAAAAGATTTTAAAATCTCATCCTGAAAACGTTCTAAAGATATTTTTTTTGTGATATGTTTTGTGAGTTGGATGGCTTTTTTTGTTTCAGGTTCGATTTTAAAATTTAGAGTACTTGCAAATCTTAAAGCCCTTATTGGACGAAGTCCGTCTTCGGTAAATCGCTCTATAGGATTGCCAATGGTTCGAATGATTTTGTTTTCGATATCAACGAGACCATCATGTTCATCAATCAGTTCACATGACTTAAGGTCGTATGCCAAAGCATTCATTGTAAAATCTCTTCGTTTTAAATCTTCATGTAAAGTTGTACCAAACTCAACATGACCTGGCCTTCTTCCATCAACATAATCTTTATCAATTCGATATGTTGTAATTTCATAGTTTACTTTATCTAATACTACAGTGACAGTGCCATGTTCGATTCCTGTATCGATGACTGTTCTGAATAATTTTTTCACATCTTTGGGTTCTGCATTTGTTGTAAGATCATATTCCTTTGGTATTTTTTTCATTACCAAATCGCGTACGGAACCACCGACAAGGTAACATTCAAACCCAGCTTTTTTTAAAGCTGCGTCGATTGTTTCTAAATGTTTTTTATGTGGTGATGGAACTAATGATGAGAGGTCTATTGGCAATTTCTACATTTGCCTCTAAAAACGATTTCAACAGATTCTGTAGTGAATCCTTTTAGTTGTTTTGAAGAAGGCATACCGTTCCATGGATCGTCGATACATTCAATTTTCCCACATACATTGCAAATCAAATGTCCATGAGCCGCAGAGACAACATGGTTCCCATCCGTTTTTAATTCAAAGTAGGTGACTCGATCTGTAGAATGAAGTGAATTCAAAAGGTTCTTTTCTTCTAGATCAGATAATGCGCGGTAAATCGTGACTCGGTCCCAGGATTCTTCCTTAGGAAGTTTTTCCATGATTTCTTGGTGGTTGAGTGGTCTAGTTGATCCTTGTAAAATGGATAAAACTTGTTCTCTATTTTTAGTTACTTTAAGCCCGATTTTTTTGAGTATTTGAGAAGGATCACCAGCCATATAAATTGGTTATCTTAGAATAGGAGAGATTGTCTATTCTAAAATCACGTTGGATTTCCAGATTTCCCAATAACGAATCCCCATTTGCGTGTGAACTTTTAGGAATTCTTCAATTTCTGCACCTTTGTTTTTTTCGACAATGACAGGAGCAATTCCCAAATCTAACTTCCGACTAATGATCGAATCTATTTCTAGTTTCACTTTTTTGGTAACTTCTGCACATTCTGTTTCTCTTTCAGAAAGTAGAGATTTGTTTTTCTCACAAAAAATGGCAGATTGAAAAATTGTCCCTTCTTCAAGTAATTGATCCAACTGTTTAGTCGGAGAAGGTTTACAACCAAATTGATTTAAAAGAATTATCAAAATGGAAATGTAAAATTTTAAACACTTTTTCATTCTTTTGAATCTTGTGCCAAATTGGCAAGTTGATCCGCCCGTGCATTTTGTTCGCGAGGGATATATTGGATTTCAAAATTTTCAAATGAGTTTTTTAGTTGGTCACATTTTGTTTTAAAGACCATTAGGTCTTTATTTTTTACTTTATACTCACCTTTCATTTGTTTAACGACAAGTTCTGAGTCCAATCGAAATTTAATTTTTTTGATATTTCGATTGATAGCATCTTCCATTCCACGTGAAAGGGCATTCCACTCCGCAACATTATTGGTTGCAGTCCCAATTTTTTCTGAAATAAAATGAAATTCAATACCATCATTGTTTTGAAAGGAAACACCAATTGCCGCGGGACCGGGATTCCCTCTTGAGCTTCCATCACAATAAACGAAAGTCGTATCTTTTGTGGACATATAGCCGACATTATTTTCAATGAGATCCTTCCAACCAATCAAAAACATGAACTCATTTGAAAAAAAAATCCTCGAACTTGAATTGAAGAGGACTTTTTTGCGGTGGTATGGTAGTAGGAGCGTATTGGGTGGCGGGTGGATAACCCCACCCAGTCTCGAGTAGGGCGGGGAAGTCTACGTAAAAATACCCTCGCATAAAGGAATAATATATGACCGAACGAGGCTTAGGTGCCCTCATCATGTTTGAAAATCGCCTACGAAAACTAAAGAAAGAACGTGAAAAATGGGCGAAAAGGGAGAATATCAATTGTTACCGAATTTATTCAGAAGACATTCCTCAGGTTCCTTGCATTTTGGATCGATATCCTAACGGTTTGGTGCTATATGATAAAAGTTCATTACGATTCCAAGTTGAAACAGACCATGAAGCTCGATTAAAAGAGATTGTTCGCATTGTCACAAACGTATTTCAAATCCCTGAAGATCAGTTATTTTTTAAAAAACGTAAAAAACAAAAAGGTTCAGACCAATATGAAAAATTATCAATAGAAGGTAATTTTTTTTGGACAAAGGAATCAAATTTAGAATTTCAAATTAATTTAACTGATTACTTAGATACTGGTTTATTCTTAGACCATCGAATCACAAGATCATGGTTAAAAGAAAAATCAAAAAATAAGTCTGTTTTAAATTTATTCTCCTATACTGGGGCTTTTTCCGTTTATGCTGCGTCAGGTGGAGCTTCGAAAACAAAAAGTATTGATCTTTCTAAAACATATTGTGATTGGGCATACCGTAATTTAAAACAGAATGGATTTGAAAGTCCCAAACATCAAATCATTAATGCTGACATTTTAAAATGGATAGAAGACGAAGCAAAAAATACTAACCGCGAACGATATGATTTAATTTTCCTAGATCCTCCTACTTTTTCTAACAGTAAAAAAATGTACGAAGAGTGGGACGTTCAAACCAAACACCGAAACCTTCTTTTATTACTCCTCACAAAATTTTTATCTGATAAGGGAGAGATTTGGTTCTCTACAAATTTTCGAAAATTTAAAATGGAAGTAGAAGATGAGGAATGGAAAGAGAGAGGATATAAATGTATCAATAAAACCAAAGAATCAATTCCTTTGGACTTTCGAGATGATAAAATACATCAACTTTTTTGTATCGTACCAAATGGAGACGAAACAATTTAAAATGGATTGATAACTCGCAGAAGTAAGTATAGATATAAAATTAGTATAAAGCTAATGCATCAAATTTACAATGAGTGTTATTGATTCACAAATGGATCAATACGTTCTGCTAAGATTCTACGATTTTCTCCTGATTGTAACGATAAAATTCCTCTCATGATTGCTTGGCGTTCGTTGCTTTCGCGTTTTGCAACTACTTTCAATTGGTTAGAGATAGGTAGTAGAATTAAATTGGCAAATGAGATTCCATAGAATGTCGCAATGAACGCTGTTGCTATTCCTTGACCAAGAACTTTTGTTCCTCCATCTAAATTTTCCAAAACCGTAACAAGACCAAGCACTGTTCCGATAATTCCAATCGTAGGCGAAAAACCTGCAGCAGTTTCAAAAATTTTTGCAGATTTAAAATCCAATTTCTCTTTTTCTTCATGTGCTTCCCATAAAATCTCTTCAATGGTTCTTGGATCAGATCCATCTACGATCAACTGGATCCCTTTTTGGAAAAATGGATTGTCTAATTTTTTTGATTCATCTTCAAGTGAAAGTAATCCATCTTTTCTCGCTTTCTCCCAAAATCTAAAGAAAACAAGTTTTAGATCGGTTTCTTTTGTTTTTCGTAAAGCAAAGCGGGTGTCTCTCACTGCTTTTGTGATTTGTGAAATTGAAAAAGACGCAAATGTAGCACCTAACGTTCCACCTACGATGAGAAACATCGCAGGAATATGGAAAAAGGATCTTAAGGAAGCACCTTCAATTAAAATTGCAACGAAGACAGATAAAATCGCTGCGAATATACCGAGTAGTGTTGAATGGATCATTGGATTCTTGCCTCTTTTGCATCAGGACGAACGCTGATTCGTCTCAGTGAGTCTTTTTTTTCTAAAATTTCATTTTTTAATCGCTCCCAAATCACTGAATTTGGGTTTTCTCGTAATCTCGATGCGATGATTGGTTCTACTTCTTTCCAATTTTCTTGGTTCATATATAATCGAACTCTTGCTAGTTCTAATTCGTTGGCTTGTTCTATATGGTTAGTTGAGCGATAATAACGTTCTAATAATCCCATCGTTTTTAATGCATTATTCCAATCACCTAAAGACTCAAACATGGGGATTAAAGAATTCCATGCAAACTCTTGGAATTCAACATCCAAACTCAAATCTTCAAGAATCGGAATGTATTCTGCTTCTGGAGTTGTAAATTTCAAACTATTAAATGCTATTCTTAATAAATCAGGTTTTGGTGATTCAAATTTTCTCGCATAAGTTATAGCATCTAAACTTAATTTATTTTGGCCTATCTTGTGATAAAACTTTGCATAGGTGGCAAATGACTCATAATAAAGATGTTTAATTTCTATCGCATCTTTCCTTAAGTCTCCGGATGAATATTTTAAAACAGAATCTAATACATAAACTACTTCTTGGAAAGATAAGTTATCTAGTTTTTCTGTAAAGTATTTGAGTTTCCAATCATTTGGTAACGTGGACGTAAAATTAATTTTTTGGTACAAATAGTTCGGATAATAAATGTCAAAATTCCAATAAGATTTTCTACTTAGTAATGAGAGGGCATTGATATGATGGAATTGATTCGTTTTGTTTCTTGTTGTTATGATTAAGAATGGATGACCTTCCTCACTCAATCGCTCTATGTATGAAATGATTTGAGATTGATTAGAACTCAATCCAAGAACAACAATTTTATCTTTTATTTCTGATCTTTTCGGTAAAAAAGGATTGGATTGAAACGGTAAAACAGATTTATAAAATATATATTCTTCTTCATTGAAATTTAAATTGGTGATGGCAAAAGGAATGGGATCAAAATTTTCTTTTTTAGAAAACGGAGAATTCGTTCTAATTGTTGGGGGAGAAAAGAAAAATAAAACGATCAAACTTGCTGAAACCAACATGATAATACGTGGAGTTCGTATGATATGTTTTTGTAAAATGTATG
Coding sequences:
- a CDS encoding outer membrane beta-barrel protein, producing MRNKYTLLATIVATLFSQASLFAQAKKDKDKPWYELVNFSGYVDVYYNYTSNNRQGATQDTAGTFHTYNKQFAVNAVKLSMEKLADKESPWGFRLDMQNGQNNMYQERPYQTTNSIHNMQLLQQAYVSAYFPVLKGLTVDAGKMATHIGLELLDSKDNIAYTIGYVFFNTIPFIHTGARANLQINDRLSTGLYLYNSAQGTGFTGNGQQFGYVGLAPYGDAAGGSSLTSTQQHAYADGPNPTRAIGTQVKYDVVPDKFQVVWNTLQANDNIKGRQDNGLYYLEQATGTSFPKQSAFKTDHWMIQNLILIFKPTDKLTTIFDYTYGDRSGQTNTAAFGYEAGGITKNKLDAALPGLVPALPTELTSAGLTADTNLSRENRVRRIYQTYQVQAKYQFTDFFALGFRFEYLDDKRYGGSLVVNPPLFAVTPTNRYDLKFQDSIGARATSNYGQIKTLTFTPTFDLTENLQVKVDLRRDWGPGQQFVDTSGRPASHQNGIIVGMVAKF
- a CDS encoding CCA tRNA nucleotidyltransferase gives rise to the protein MPIDLSSLVPSPHKKHLETIDAALKKAGFECYLVGGSVRDLVMKKIPKEYDLTTNAEPKDVKKLFRTVIDTGIEHGTVTVVLDKVNYEITTYRIDKDYVDGRRPGHVEFGTTLHEDLKRRDFTMNALAYDLKSCELIDEHDGLVDIENKIIRTIGNPIERFTEDGLRPIRALRFASTLNFKIEPETKKAIQLTKHITKKISLERFQDEILKSFLGENPSAMIRLLAEENLFQVFLPTLPNDLTPNEIILDKLNYIPKELVGMQLCFAFYSISPDISLKELETYLRSLKFSGQNIKDTLLFFEILQKWIQNSDKSSLSIYDIKKNYLAPVKRHFNSRYTLDETFFQKLKPIFEDEISRFVSIWNDNPPLLLSDLALNGNHLSENFPNLPKTKFGEVLHLLLELVLHSPKENEFHKLIAQSAEIINNLSK
- a CDS encoding Fur family transcriptional regulator produces the protein MAGDPSQILKKIGLKVTKNREQVLSILQGSTRPLNHQEIMEKLPKEESWDRVTIYRALSDLEEKNLLNSLHSTDRVTYFELKTDGNHVVSAAHGHLICNVCGKIECIDDPWNGMPSSKQLKGFTTESVEIVFRGKCRNCQ
- a CDS encoding ribonuclease HI family protein: MSTKDTTFVYCDGSSRGNPGPAAIGVSFQNNDGIEFHFISEKIGTATNNVAEWNALSRGMEDAINRNIKKIKFRLDSELVVKQMKGEYKVKNKDLMVFKTKCDQLKNSFENFEIQYIPREQNARADQLANLAQDSKE
- a CDS encoding class I SAM-dependent methyltransferase, encoding MTERGLGALIMFENRLRKLKKEREKWAKRENINCYRIYSEDIPQVPCILDRYPNGLVLYDKSSLRFQVETDHEARLKEIVRIVTNVFQIPEDQLFFKKRKKQKGSDQYEKLSIEGNFFWTKESNLEFQINLTDYLDTGLFLDHRITRSWLKEKSKNKSVLNLFSYTGAFSVYAASGGASKTKSIDLSKTYCDWAYRNLKQNGFESPKHQIINADILKWIEDEAKNTNRERYDLIFLDPPTFSNSKKMYEEWDVQTKHRNLLLLLLTKFLSDKGEIWFSTNFRKFKMEVEDEEWKERGYKCINKTKESIPLDFRDDKIHQLFCIVPNGDETI
- a CDS encoding motility protein A, whose translation is MIHSTLLGIFAAILSVFVAILIEGASLRSFFHIPAMFLIVGGTLGATFASFSISQITKAVRDTRFALRKTKETDLKLVFFRFWEKARKDGLLSLEDESKKLDNPFFQKGIQLIVDGSDPRTIEEILWEAHEEKEKLDFKSAKIFETAAGFSPTIGIIGTVLGLVTVLENLDGGTKVLGQGIATAFIATFYGISFANLILLPISNQLKVVAKRESNERQAIMRGILSLQSGENRRILAERIDPFVNQ